Proteins from one Candidatus Lokiarchaeota archaeon genomic window:
- a CDS encoding ATP-binding cassette domain-containing protein produces the protein MKYCGRISFMATNELVKVDRVTFTYERGPTALKDVSFTINRGEVIAVMGANGAGKTTLCFHLNGVIPMVYAGTEKGKITVADLDPWETPIIELSQHVSMVLQDPESQFVTNDVKSELAFGPANLAVPKDEILDRIDFASKVCGLEGLHERRPADLSGGQKQRVAFGAGLTMLPDLLVLDEPTSQLDPVGTAEVLDTLNGLTKEEDLSIVITSHKTEKVAEFADRVIVLNEGELVETGSPREVFSHVEKLDSIGVNPPQVTILCKRLADKIPGFEEQYQRRGGIPITLDEAYDFLTDLLDQGFIKIDWKEPPKYEQPSEETVLETSDLVHVYEGREPVTALRGVDIDIKKGEIVSIIGQNGSGKTTLVKHFLGLLDATEGEVNALGNDVSKMTTGELAKTIQLILQNPDFQLFSISAEKEIRFGLENLKLPEEEIEKRVDDALKRANLEDKREIFPFRLSFGNRRQLAAAAGIAMGPEILILDEPTTAQDYRGRHRICQIAKDMQKEDKTILMISHDMELMATYAPRTIVLADGKKVADAPTREVFGMHDIMEQADITPPQISQLAEKLKDYGIKDLLLTVDEMVDVIERGGA, from the coding sequence ATGAAATATTGCGGAAGGATATCGTTTATGGCAACTAATGAATTAGTTAAAGTCGACAGAGTAACTTTCACCTATGAGCGAGGCCCAACTGCTCTGAAGGACGTCTCTTTTACTATTAACCGAGGAGAGGTCATAGCAGTAATGGGTGCAAATGGGGCTGGAAAGACCACACTCTGTTTCCATCTGAATGGAGTTATTCCGATGGTCTATGCAGGTACTGAGAAAGGCAAAATCACAGTAGCTGATTTGGATCCATGGGAAACTCCGATAATCGAGCTATCCCAACATGTCAGCATGGTTCTTCAAGACCCCGAGAGCCAGTTTGTGACCAACGACGTGAAATCAGAATTAGCATTTGGACCAGCAAATCTTGCTGTTCCGAAAGATGAAATCCTGGATAGAATTGATTTCGCGTCGAAAGTTTGTGGATTGGAGGGATTGCACGAACGAAGGCCAGCTGATTTGAGCGGTGGCCAGAAACAAAGAGTGGCTTTTGGAGCTGGTTTGACTATGCTCCCAGATCTTCTTGTTCTGGATGAACCTACAAGCCAGTTGGACCCAGTGGGAACAGCTGAAGTCTTGGATACATTGAATGGTTTGACAAAGGAAGAGGATCTTTCCATCGTTATTACCAGTCATAAGACAGAGAAAGTGGCCGAATTCGCGGATCGGGTGATTGTGCTCAACGAAGGTGAACTTGTTGAAACAGGATCTCCAAGAGAAGTGTTCTCACATGTTGAGAAGCTAGACTCAATTGGAGTGAATCCACCTCAGGTGACGATTCTCTGCAAACGTCTTGCTGACAAGATCCCCGGTTTCGAAGAACAGTATCAGCGACGAGGCGGCATTCCTATAACCCTGGATGAAGCCTATGATTTTCTTACTGATTTGCTGGACCAGGGCTTCATCAAGATAGATTGGAAAGAACCTCCCAAGTACGAACAACCATCTGAAGAGACTGTTCTGGAAACTTCTGACCTTGTACATGTCTATGAAGGTAGAGAACCTGTTACAGCACTTAGAGGTGTGGACATAGACATAAAGAAGGGAGAAATTGTCTCTATCATCGGCCAGAATGGTTCTGGCAAAACAACATTAGTCAAACACTTCCTCGGTCTACTTGATGCTACCGAGGGTGAAGTTAACGCTCTTGGAAATGATGTTAGCAAGATGACTACTGGAGAATTGGCAAAAACAATTCAGTTAATACTCCAGAATCCTGACTTCCAGCTCTTTAGTATTAGTGCTGAGAAGGAGATTCGTTTCGGTCTTGAGAATCTCAAATTGCCCGAGGAAGAAATCGAAAAGCGTGTTGATGATGCGCTGAAACGTGCCAATCTCGAGGACAAAAGGGAGATTTTTCCATTCAGGCTTAGTTTTGGAAACAGGAGGCAACTGGCGGCCGCAGCAGGCATCGCCATGGGTCCTGAAATCCTAATCCTCGACGAGCCAACTACAGCTCAAGATTATCGTGGGCGACACCGAATCTGTCAGATTGCGAAAGATATGCAGAAGGAAGACAAGACCATACTGATGATTTCCCATGATATGGAGCTGATGGCTACATACGCTCCAAGAACAATAGTACTAGCAGATGGTAAGAAAGTAGCCGATGCCCCTACCAGAGAAGTATTCGGAATGCATGATATTATGGAACAAGCAGACATCACTCCACCTCAAATATCACAACTAGCAGAGAAACTGAAGGACTACGGCATCAAGGATCTGCTTCTCACGGTGGATGAAATGGTTGATGTTATTGAGAGAGGAGGTGCCTAA